From a region of the Neodiprion fabricii isolate iyNeoFabr1 chromosome 7, iyNeoFabr1.1, whole genome shotgun sequence genome:
- the LOC124186542 gene encoding uncharacterized protein LOC124186542 isoform X4, with amino-acid sequence MTNSPMVTIEGNDPKTTRYVWGGHIYTREGDSTSFICCNRQVNQCKGRVVVRNGTADEVEPHKHSRIMSKIFAAEIAKKSMLMRAKSQLSVSLRTIYDDAYKRIFCFVYRTPALTSFYSYEAMMKLMMKARYGTYACHEPIHRVNFDIDWAKDWAEEVPGRKPKILCKMCQEYIFSPSPSKLIRHLHSKLHTTNAAKLTDVSKKQKRRRLDNSDSTDNDEILKRPKMADSPVFEKDLKVVVEPPQQKRKEDLKNADQKNLHNIAVRRQEFIDHLLFVKDPVEPLHQKRKEDSKSTDRQISQNKRRDDADGPSRYPIMKQQEFADHLAFAKDLVELPQQKRKEDPKNADQKILLKKHQDDADHLNNNEKLRKQEIVTHLMLPKEFVELPQQKRENSPKIPEQKIVEKKRQNDAYNSINYKKLRRQDTVNHMAFAKDVLERPQEKREENFKNVDQKITEKKRQNGAYPPINYDNLRRYDIVNHMAFAEKLVDPLQQKRVENPKNGDKKTIENMHEDDVDRRINYEKFRTQEIVDRMKFAKDFVEQTQQKREQNPKSNDQKILENKHRNDADNPINYEKSGRQEIVVHPTFAKELVDLPQQKREENPKNLNEKILENKHRNDANDTINYKRLGRQEIVDHSTLAKELVDPPQQKHEENINNDNQKILQKKCQDDANRRINDEKLKRREIADHPTFGKEVVDPPQQKREENRKNEDPKILRKKCQEDAKCPNIYVKLRRQDIADYLAYKKKLTEQPQQERKGDPKKAKQEILEKEHRDEASGTKNDEKSKGSNITDCPTSEKHLVEPPQQKNQEASKTTDKKISIESRMPQSISQIKIKTENSSEPTISAQVDPDQNISTESSTAQSIPQIKIKTENSSKPTLSVQVFEPSTGQPSSGLDVTLHMLGNGIWNFIDKKNTDRFGICSDFSYGENADVGFYKLNLDIYSYYTERGQKCLYPYIEIPFEVENANESFDFRIQLSPFAYNVCGNSKS; translated from the exons ATGACCAATTCA CCGATGGTGACTATAGAAGGAAACGACCCCAAAACGACAAGGTACGTTTGGGGTGGTCACATATACACAAGGGAAGGAGATTCAACATCGTTCATTTGCTGTAATCGACAAGTCAATCAATGTAAAGGTAGAGTTGTAGTGAGAAATGGCACGGCTGACGAAGTTGAGCCACACAAGCATTCGAGAATCATGAGCAAGATCTTTGCAGCCGAAATAGCAAAGAAGTCAATGCTCATGAGGGCAAAATCTCAACTTTCGGTCAGTCTTCGCACCATTTATGACGATGCTTACAAGAG aatattttgttttgtttacaGAACACCTGCGCTGACCTCGTTTTACAGTTATGAGGCCATGATGAAATTAATGATGAAAGCCAGGTATGGGACGTATGCATGCCACGAGCCGATACACAGGGTGAATTTTGATATTGACTGGGCAAAAG ACTGGGCGGAAGAGGTCCCGGGACGAAAGCCAAAAATATTATGCAAGATGTGCCAAGAGTACATCTTTTCTCCATCGCCATCTAAGTTGATTCGTCATCTTCATTCCAAGTTACACACCACTAATGCAGCAAAGCTTACggatgtttcaaaaaaacaaaag AGAAGGCGCCTAGATAACTCGGATTCCACAGATAACGACGAAATACTGAAAAGACCGAAGATGGCCGACAGTCCGGTGTTTGAAAAAGACCTCAAAGTCGTCGTAGAGCCACCGCAACAGAAACGCAAAGAAGATCTCAAAAACGCAGatcagaaaaatttacataatataGCCGTAAGAAGACAAGAGTTCATCGATCATCTGCTATTTGTAAAAGATCCTGTAGAGCCACTGCACcagaaacgaaaagaagatTCCAAAAGCACGGACCggcaaatttcacaaaataagCGCCGGGATGATGCTGACGGCCCGTCTCGTTATCCGATAATGAAGCAACAGGAGTTCGCCGATCATCTGGCATTTGCAAAAGATCTCGTCGAGCTACCGCAACAGAAACGCAAAGAAGATCCCAAAAACGCGgatcagaaaattttactgaaaaagcACCAAGACGATGCTGACCACCTGaataataatgagaaattAAGGAAACAAGAGATTGTAACTCATCTGATGCTTCCAAAAGAATTCGTAGAGTTGCCGCAACAGAAACGCGAGAATAGTCCCAAAATTCCGGAGCAGAAAATAGTAGAGAAAAAGCGGCAGAACGATGCTTACAATTCGATTAATTATAAGAAATTGAGGAGACAGGACACCGTCAATCATATGGCATTTGCAAAAGATGTTTTAGAGCGACCGCAAGAAAAAcgtgaggaaaatttcaaaaacgtgGACCAGAAAATTACAGAGAAAAAGCGGCAGAACGGTGCCTACCCCCCAATTAATTATGATAATTTAAGGAGATACGACATCGTCAATCATATGGCGTTTGCGGAAAAACTCGTAGATCCACTGCAACAGAAACGCGTGGAAAATCCCAAAAACGGGGATAAGAAAACTATAGAGAATATGCACGAGGACGATGTTGACCGCCGGAttaattatgagaaatttaGGACACAGGAGATCGTCGATCGTATGAAGTTTGCAAAAGACTTTGTGGAGCAAACACAACAGAAACGCGAGCAAAATCCCAAAAGCaatgaccagaaaattttagAGAATAAGCACCGTAACGATGCTGATAACCCGATTAATTACGAGAAATCAGGGAGACAGGAGATCGTCGTTCATCCGACGTTTGCAAAAGAACTCGTAGATTTGCCGCAACAGAAACGCGAGGAAAATCCAAAAAACTTGAACGAGAAAATTTTAGAGAATAAGCACCGAAACGATGCCAATGACACGATTAATTATAAGAGATTAGGAAGACAGGAGATTGTCGATCATTCGACATTAGCAAAAGAACTGGTAGATCCACCGCAACAGAAACACGAGGAAAATATCAACAACGATaaccagaaaattttacaaaaaaaatgccaGGACGATGCTAACCGCCGGATTAATGATGAGAAATTGAAGAGACGGGAGATCGCCGATCATCCGACGTTCGGAAAAGAAGTCGTAGATCCACCGCAACAGAAACGCGAggaaaatcgcaaaaacgAGGATccgaaaattttacgaaagaAGTGCCAGGAAGACGCGAAATGCCCGAATATTTATGTGAAATTGAGAAGACAGGACATCGCCGACTATCtggcgtataaaaaaaaactgacagAGCAACCGCAACAAGAACGCAAAGGAGATCCCAAAAAAGCGAAACAGGAAATTTTAGAGAAAGAGCACCGTGACGAGGCTAGCGGCACGAAAAACGATGAGAAATCAAAAGGATCGAACATCACCGACTGTCCGACGTCTGAAAAACATCTCGTAGAGCCACCGCAACAGAAAAACCAAGAAGCTTCCAAAACCACGGACAAGAAAATATCG aTCGAGAGCCGCATGCCGCAATCGATATCGCAAATCAAAATTAAGACCGAAAATAGTTCGGAACCTACGATATCCGCACAAGTTGATCCGGACCAAAATATATCG aCGGAGAGCAGCACAGCGCAATCGATACCACAAATCAAAATCAAGACTGAAAATAGTTCGAAACCTACGTTGTCCGTACAAGTTTTTGAACCCAGTACAGGTCAACCGTCATCGGGGCTTGATGTAACGTTACACATGCTGGGAAATGGCATCTGGaattttattgacaaaaa GAACACCGATCGGTTCGGTATATGCAGTGATTTCTCCTACGGTGAAAACGCAGATGTCGGTTTCTACAAATTGAACCTCGATATTTATTCCTACTATACCGAACGGGGGCAAAAGTGTCTTTATCCGTACATCGAG ATACCTTTCGAAGTTGAAAACGCCAACGAGTCGTTCGATTTTCGTATCCAATTGAGTCCTTTCGCATACAACGTTTGTGGAAACTCGAAGAGTTGA